One Oryza glaberrima chromosome 10, OglaRS2, whole genome shotgun sequence DNA segment encodes these proteins:
- the LOC127785790 gene encoding glutathione S-transferase T3-like has translation MKQQPSQPSEDFPYAHGQFPLFSTQPPPAVAVNGGRTAATRSRVRQRVQSNPAGQDDGRGRMYYTQDEDLRLVSAWLENSTDVIEGNSRKGDTYWKQVAATYNSTIEEERKRDPKHLKGHWHKNTKKVSAFNGVYVQLRDNYQSGRSEEMLIEQALTMYESRVGQPFALMYWWKAVCDSPKWNAHVTLLGHGTTKIRAKFDVNAPPVEEQPAQVRPMGIKRAKKGRQIDYSEEVKELIKSLCKSHARQEDETAEMKEFKQKLSEEKLEAANVLLKAAQEKTKARLIEQQTKLLERFTQMISVDTSRMETWAREAHIKACTLMSDQLWGQGGY, from the exons ATGAAGCAGCAACCTTCTCAACCCAGTGAGGACTTCCCCTATGCTCATGGCCAGTTCCCGCTCTTCTCGACGCAGCCACCACCAGCAGTAGCAGTGAATGGTGGCCGGACTGCAGCCACCAGATCCAGGGTGAGGCAGCGTGTGCAATCAAATCCTGCTGGACAAGATGATGGGAGGGGTAGGATGTACTACACTCAGGATGAGGACCTACGCTTG GTAAGTGCTTGGCTGGAGAATTCTACTGATGTAATTGAGGGTAATTCAAGGAAAGGTGACACTTATTGGAAGCAAGTTGCAGCTACGTACAACTCAACCatagaagaagagaggaagagggaccCCAAGCACCTCAAGGGCCATTGGCACAAGAACACCAAGAAGGTCTCTGCCTTCAATGGGGTATATGTTCAGCTGAGAGATAACTATCAGAGTGGAAGGTCTGAAGAGATGCTGATTGAGCAAGCTTTGACAATGTATGAGAGTCGAGTTGGCCAGCCATTCGCACTGATGTATTGGTGGAAGGCCGTGTGTGATTCCCCAAAGTGGAATGCTCATGTTACTCTGCTGGGTCATGGTACTACCAAGATTAGGGCTAAGTTTGATGTGAATGCACCACCGGTTGAGGAGCAGCCGGCTCAGGTCAGGCCTATGGGTATCAAGAGGGCCAAGAAGGGCAGGCAGATTGACTACTCTGAAGAGGTGAAAGAGCTGATCAAGTCTCTGTGCAAGTCCCATGCAAGGCAAGAAGATGAGACAGCTGAGATGAAGGAGTTCAAGCAGAAGCTATCTGAGGAGAAGCTTGAGGCAGCCAACGTCCTGCTCAAGGCTGCTCAGGAGAAGACAAAGGCCAGGTTGATTGAGCAGCAAACTAAGTTGCTTGAGAGGTTTACACAGATGATTTCTGTGGACACAAGCCGTATGGAGACATGGGCTAGAGAGGCTCATATCAAGGCATGTACACTGATGTCAGACCAGCTGTGGGGGCAAGGGGGCTACTGA
- the LOC127752542 gene encoding uncharacterized protein LOC127752542, with protein MEGAVCEAEMTSRRRRPTSPSPAQAQAQPLEDDDLLSEILLRLPAKSSSLPRASLVCKRWRRVVSDYVFLRRFRSHHGKPPLLGFFKVSYRNPIFIPTLDPPDRISAARFSLQLPLPGGGGGSPPVFGHFYHMFAFRHGRALIYDRSLLQITVWDPVTGDRRAVDIPEPFGRRPVYVSNWAMRCVDGHVHGGCHSSPFEVVVIGFNKYRRRLFTCVYSSDTGNWGKVISNAFNFSGHKTRSSTLVGNFFYCLFQSVIGTVILQFDLDTQIPAQIDVLPEMHGDGGDQISPAEDGGLLFLAVRDFSLNLWKHKINSDSAAAGWVLEKTIELDRLLPFEPRPDTDTPAPMNILGFAEEHNVVFLATAIGVFMVNLESMQFKILPQAPGVGICHPFTSFYTKELLPQ; from the exons atggagggagcagtGTGTGAGGCGGAGATGAccagccgccgacgccgccccacctcgccgtcgccggcgcaggcgcaggcgcagcCACTGGAAGACGACGACCTCCTCTCcgagatcctcctccgcctcccggcGAAGTCGTCCTCCCtcccccgcgcctccctcgtctGCAAGCGGTGGCGCCGCGTCGTCTCCGACTACGTCTTCCTCCGGCGCTTCCGATCCCACCACGGGAAGCCACCCCTCCTCGGCTTCTTCAAGGTCAGCTACAGAAATCCCATCTTCATCCCCACGCTGGACCCGCCGGACCGGATCTCCGCGGCGCGTTTCTCCCTGCAGCTCCCGCtccccggtggcggcggtggcagccccCCGGTTTTTGGTCACTTTTACCATATGTTCGCATTCCGCCACGGCCGCGCCCTTATCTACGACCGGAGCTTGTTGCAAATCACGGTGTGGGATCCCGTCACCGGCGACCGGCGCGCCGTTGATATCCCCGAGCCGTTCGGTCGCCGGCCGGTGTACGTCTCCAACTGGGCGATGCGATGCGTGGATGGGCATGTGCACGGCGGCTGCCACTCCAGTCCCTTTGAGGTGGTGGTAATAGGCTTCAATAAGTACCGGAGGCGGCTTTTCACTTGCGTTTACTCATCCGACACCGGCAATTGGGGCAAGGTCATCTCAAATGCGTTTAATTTTAGTGGGCACAAGACTCGTTCTAGTACCCTGgttgggaattttttttattgcttgTTCCAAAGTGTTATTGGGACCGTCATCCTTCAGTTTGATTTGGATACACAAATACCAGCCCAGATCGATGTGCTACCAGAAATGCATGGCGATGGAGGTGACCAGATTTCACCAGCAGAGGATGGTGGGCTTCTCTTCCTTGCTGTGCGGGATTTTAGTCTCAATCTATGGAAGCATAAGATCAATAGTGACAGTGCTGCTGCTGGATGGGTGCTGGAGAAAACTATTGAACTGGACAGGCTCCTTCCTTTCGAACCAAGGCCTGATACTGATACACCGGCACCAATGAATATTCTGGGCTTTGCTGAGGAACATAATGTGGTATTTCTGGCAACAGCTATTGGTGTCTTCATGGTTAATCTGGAGTCTATGCAATTTAAGATTCTTCCCCAAGCCCCGGGAGTAGGCATCTGTCATCCATTCACTAGTTTTTATACTAAAG AACTGTTGCCCCAATGA